In one Niallia taxi genomic region, the following are encoded:
- a CDS encoding DUF6376 family protein — MMKKLLLALPMLLVIAAGCSPVEETKNTITYVNEATEYANEAATFAEELPAMAQDAVTNPETAEQLESTLKDFQAQIDEFNQVEVPQLMEDLNGQISEQNGKIQAGVEDAITAIEEGSFQPDILQNSELLNSLQNIQGIYENIQKLGNE; from the coding sequence ATGATGAAGAAATTATTATTAGCTTTACCTATGCTGCTGGTAATTGCAGCAGGCTGCTCACCTGTTGAAGAGACGAAAAACACTATTACTTATGTTAATGAAGCAACAGAGTATGCCAATGAGGCAGCAACATTTGCTGAGGAGCTTCCAGCTATGGCACAAGATGCTGTTACAAATCCAGAGACAGCTGAACAGCTAGAGAGCACATTAAAGGATTTTCAAGCGCAAATTGATGAGTTTAATCAAGTGGAGGTACCGCAATTAATGGAAGATTTAAATGGGCAAATAAGTGAGCAAAATGGAAAAATTCAAGCTGGTGTCGAGGATGCGATAACAGCTATCGAGGAAGGTTCCTTTCAGCCTGATATTCTCCAAAACAGTGAACTGCTGAATTCATTGCAGAACATTCAAGGCATATATGAAAATATCCAAAAGCTAGGAAATGAATAA
- the proC gene encoding pyrroline-5-carboxylate reductase: MDNKTISFIGSGKMAQAIFGGMLKSGFTSHEALIASAKTAATAEMVTKKYEIKTTTDNRVAASYGDIVVLAVKPYLHTEVLNEIKESLKENAIIITIAAGVDISYMQEQLSMSSKIIRTMPNTPSLVGEGMTVICPNKNITEEELQYTVDLFTSFGKVEVMEERLMDAIPAISGSSPAYAFLFIEALADGGVRSGIPRETSYRLAAQSLLGAAKMVLETGKHPGILKDEVCTPGGTTIEAIATLEQLQFRGTIMAAMDNCTRKNKELQK, from the coding sequence ATGGATAATAAGACAATTAGTTTTATAGGCAGCGGCAAAATGGCACAGGCAATTTTCGGCGGCATGCTTAAGTCAGGATTCACAAGCCATGAGGCGTTAATTGCAAGTGCGAAAACAGCAGCTACTGCTGAAATGGTGACTAAAAAATATGAAATCAAGACAACAACAGATAATAGGGTAGCAGCATCATACGGTGATATTGTTGTCCTTGCTGTAAAACCTTATTTGCATACAGAAGTATTAAATGAAATTAAGGAATCCTTAAAGGAGAATGCTATCATTATAACAATTGCTGCTGGTGTTGATATTTCTTATATGCAAGAGCAATTATCAATGAGTAGTAAGATTATTAGAACAATGCCAAATACACCGTCCCTAGTAGGTGAAGGGATGACAGTAATTTGTCCGAATAAAAATATAACGGAAGAAGAATTACAGTATACAGTCGACCTGTTTACGTCTTTCGGTAAGGTTGAAGTAATGGAAGAACGTTTGATGGATGCTATACCTGCTATCAGCGGCTCCTCCCCTGCATATGCATTTCTGTTTATTGAAGCGCTGGCAGATGGTGGTGTTCGAAGCGGCATCCCGAGAGAAACCTCTTATCGTCTCGCAGCGCAAAGTTTGCTTGGTGCAGCGAAGATGGTTCTAGAAACCGGTAAGCATCCTGGCATTCTCAAGGATGAGGTTTGTACACCAGGTGGTACGACAATTGAAGCGATCGCCACATTGGAGCAATTGCAGTTTAGGGGAACAATTATGGCTGCAATGGATAACTGTACAAGAAAGAACAAAGAATTACAAAAATAA
- a CDS encoding CD3324 family protein has translation MKYTNANKVLPEKLILEIQKYIQGETLYIPKQQSEYRKWGSSSGGRQQLDCRNAKIRNSFIEGRSIPQLAEEYYLSLETIKKIVYSHKRH, from the coding sequence TTGAAATATACAAATGCAAATAAGGTACTTCCTGAAAAGCTCATTTTGGAAATCCAGAAATATATTCAGGGAGAAACTCTATATATTCCTAAGCAGCAATCAGAATATCGGAAATGGGGAAGTTCAAGTGGCGGAAGGCAGCAGCTCGATTGCCGCAATGCCAAAATAAGAAATTCCTTTATAGAAGGCAGAAGTATCCCTCAATTAGCGGAGGAATATTATCTTTCTTTAGAAACAATAAAGAAAATAGTTTATTCACATAAAAGGCACTGA
- a CDS encoding FusB/FusC family EF-G-binding protein — MTNQFINNEQLNYVKSQIALINDSMKKNVPEKVLTAVIDLANSKISALFPNASIEKQDMLDVSKLKSDKEYDQYIDRLATYLLPFPLVTEQQLKKMFPKQKKLKLPDLGSIDYSKLTYLCWNDLRSNKKFIVYVLNGKLVGIEGSLTPTSKKNLCTFCNCFTEVSYFSTITKAKKSKSPDYYKAIGNLICTDSTECNQKITNVEHLTAFLSAALAK; from the coding sequence ATGACTAACCAGTTTATTAATAATGAACAGTTAAATTATGTGAAAAGCCAGATTGCTTTAATAAACGATAGTATGAAAAAAAATGTACCTGAAAAAGTGTTAACGGCTGTGATTGATTTAGCTAATAGCAAAATCTCTGCCCTTTTTCCTAATGCATCAATAGAAAAACAAGATATGCTGGATGTTTCTAAACTAAAATCAGATAAAGAATATGATCAATATATCGATCGTCTTGCAACCTATCTATTGCCCTTTCCATTAGTTACCGAGCAGCAGCTGAAAAAAATGTTTCCAAAGCAAAAAAAATTAAAGCTGCCTGATTTAGGGAGTATAGATTACAGCAAGCTCACTTATTTATGCTGGAATGATTTAAGGTCGAATAAAAAGTTTATTGTCTATGTGTTGAATGGAAAGCTAGTCGGCATTGAAGGCAGTTTAACACCAACAAGTAAAAAAAATCTTTGCACCTTTTGTAACTGCTTCACAGAGGTATCCTATTTTTCTACTATCACCAAAGCAAAAAAGTCAAAAAGTCCAGATTACTATAAGGCGATTGGTAATTTAATATGTACAGACAGTACCGAATGCAATCAGAAAATAACTAATGTTGAGCATTTAACTGCTTTTTTGAGTGCGGCACTTGCTAAATAA
- a CDS encoding DUF4395 domain-containing protein, which translates to MTDTLKTIPRPLVRTNQWVIFLSTLLSLLFHLHWVLLIPLIAGLLGLLLKWNPIMKFAAIFLRKTRSEYIAEDWDQQAFNQIIAVICLAGAVLSFQLGWSILGTAFTIMVGLASIIAILGFCIGCFIRFQWKQYQYRRNAAKTK; encoded by the coding sequence ATGACAGACACACTCAAAACAATTCCTCGTCCCCTTGTACGAACAAACCAATGGGTCATATTTCTTTCCACCTTATTAAGTCTGCTCTTTCATTTGCACTGGGTATTGCTCATCCCCCTTATTGCAGGGCTGCTTGGCTTACTGCTTAAATGGAATCCAATCATGAAATTTGCAGCTATTTTCCTAAGGAAAACACGAAGTGAATATATAGCGGAAGACTGGGATCAGCAGGCATTTAACCAAATCATTGCTGTCATCTGTCTTGCAGGGGCTGTCCTCTCCTTTCAATTAGGCTGGAGCATCCTTGGGACTGCCTTCACGATTATGGTAGGTCTTGCCTCCATTATTGCTATACTCGGCTTCTGTATTGGCTGCTTTATCCGCTTTCAGTGGAAGCAATACCAGTATCGCAGGAATGCTGCTAAGACAAAATAA
- a CDS encoding cupin domain-containing protein produces the protein MSKSGFVPDNTNIKKTSGTPNLFFDSKNNVEFEKDADNIIYKVTSTQLPAMVGGAFADVYLSSGHIREPHWHPNSWELDVIVSGEAQISIVDPDTNKLHKFNAKAGQVVFIPMGWWHWITALSDKLHMHLFFNNDQFETALGSNMLRLTPPEVYQLSYGVAADKIADILSPIDAAVEIGPPSKSTVRNETNTKNSTITTSGNRSKHLKPEEIVINIGVKNMKL, from the coding sequence ATGAGTAAGTCTGGTTTTGTACCTGATAATACAAACATAAAGAAGACAAGTGGGACTCCTAATCTCTTTTTTGATTCTAAAAACAATGTCGAGTTTGAAAAGGATGCTGATAATATTATTTATAAAGTGACCTCAACCCAGCTACCGGCAATGGTTGGTGGCGCTTTTGCAGATGTGTATCTTTCAAGTGGACATATACGTGAGCCGCATTGGCATCCTAATTCATGGGAATTAGATGTCATTGTCTCAGGTGAAGCGCAAATCTCTATTGTTGATCCAGATACAAATAAACTGCACAAGTTTAATGCCAAAGCTGGTCAAGTTGTATTTATCCCTATGGGCTGGTGGCATTGGATAACTGCTTTGTCAGATAAACTGCATATGCACCTCTTTTTCAACAACGACCAATTTGAAACAGCGTTAGGCTCTAATATGCTGCGGCTTACCCCACCAGAGGTATATCAGCTTTCATATGGTGTTGCTGCAGACAAAATAGCAGACATTTTAAGCCCCATTGATGCTGCAGTTGAAATCGGACCACCATCTAAATCTACAGTCCGCAACGAAACGAATACAAAGAATTCCACCATTACAACATCCGGTAACCGTTCCAAACACCTGAAGCCAGAAGAAATAGTGATTAATATTGGCGTTAAAAACATGAAGCTGTAA
- a CDS encoding phosphotransferase, which translates to MGEAWAPEVVVEKELAVQLIGKQVPEIWMESIKELGEGFDNTIFLVNGQYVFRFPRRQLAENLLKTEAALLPFLQPLLPIKIPVPIFFGEKSKEYKWSFLGYEFLPGDMPAELGKSNRSKLIRPLAEFLKCLHHIPVTKRTDIPVPYDTLARLDIEKRKPRLIEKLKYLLELNASPVLHMAINYAQKVEPIEVPKRHVLVHGDLHLGNMLVNQNKELTAIIDWGDVHLGHPAIDLAICYSLIYKEEREAFFAIYGEVDAISLELAKFKAVYTLVLLLAYASDKGSKKLYEEAIISLAIALS; encoded by the coding sequence ATGGGGGAAGCTTGGGCACCAGAGGTTGTGGTAGAAAAGGAATTGGCAGTTCAATTAATTGGCAAGCAGGTTCCAGAAATATGGATGGAGTCGATTAAGGAACTGGGGGAAGGCTTTGATAATACGATATTTTTAGTTAATGGCCAATATGTGTTTCGTTTTCCGCGCAGGCAATTGGCGGAGAATCTTTTAAAGACAGAAGCTGCTTTACTGCCATTTCTTCAACCTTTGTTACCGATAAAAATACCAGTGCCAATATTTTTTGGTGAAAAATCCAAAGAGTATAAATGGAGCTTTTTAGGCTATGAATTTCTTCCAGGTGATATGCCTGCTGAATTGGGTAAAAGTAATCGGTCAAAACTAATTCGGCCACTTGCAGAGTTTCTAAAATGTCTCCATCATATACCTGTTACCAAACGAACGGATATACCTGTTCCATATGATACACTTGCCCGCCTTGATATTGAAAAACGGAAGCCTAGATTGATCGAAAAGCTGAAATATTTGTTGGAGCTTAATGCGAGTCCGGTTCTACATATGGCGATAAACTATGCACAGAAAGTTGAACCAATCGAGGTGCCAAAAAGGCATGTACTAGTGCACGGTGATCTTCACTTAGGCAATATGCTTGTTAATCAAAACAAGGAATTAACTGCAATTATTGATTGGGGCGATGTGCATCTCGGCCATCCGGCAATTGATTTAGCAATTTGCTACAGTTTAATCTATAAAGAAGAAAGAGAAGCATTTTTTGCCATTTATGGAGAGGTGGATGCTATTTCCTTGGAGCTAGCTAAGTTTAAAGCAGTTTATACACTTGTACTGCTGCTTGCATATGCCTCAGATAAAGGGAGTAAGAAATTGTATGAGGAAGCGATTATAAGTCTTGCTATTGCACTAAGCTAA
- a CDS encoding VOC family protein, whose translation MAVITHIGLAVDDLDKAIDWYQNTLGFKLIAGPYSFSQEEEDSENMTNDLLGKQIKKMRNAHLTGDNQVGVELFEFQNPKTSMKQRQIHDAGFFHICLVVNNVEEKAKEISRTGGTIRSDIWNTWPGKPYHLVYCEDPFGNIIELYSHSTELMYGNKET comes from the coding sequence TTGGCAGTTATAACGCATATTGGACTTGCAGTTGATGATTTAGATAAAGCAATTGATTGGTATCAAAATACACTTGGCTTTAAGTTAATCGCTGGACCATATTCCTTTTCTCAAGAGGAAGAAGACAGTGAAAATATGACAAATGATTTATTAGGAAAGCAAATTAAAAAAATGCGTAATGCGCATTTAACTGGCGATAACCAGGTAGGTGTTGAGCTGTTTGAGTTTCAAAATCCTAAAACGAGCATGAAGCAAAGACAAATTCACGATGCTGGTTTTTTTCATATTTGTTTAGTTGTTAATAATGTGGAAGAAAAGGCCAAGGAAATAAGCAGAACCGGCGGAACAATTAGAAGTGATATTTGGAATACATGGCCAGGGAAGCCGTATCATTTAGTATACTGTGAAGATCCCTTTGGAAATATTATTGAACTTTATTCGCACAGTACGGAGCTGATGTATGGAAACAAAGAAACCTAA
- a CDS encoding helix-turn-helix domain-containing protein → MSFPERLKALRKSANISQQILGDAMNVTKVSISGYENGNRKPDTETLQNLADYFKVSTDYLLGRSAVMETASQYGSDMHLAIPAEDYSILVALQRYPDLHHALKENPEKVAGQLFRFWSFLQEESKL, encoded by the coding sequence ATGAGTTTTCCAGAAAGACTAAAGGCTCTTAGAAAGTCAGCTAATATTTCACAGCAAATATTAGGAGATGCAATGAACGTAACAAAAGTGTCTATTTCTGGATATGAGAATGGCAATCGTAAGCCAGATACGGAAACACTGCAAAATCTCGCAGATTACTTTAAAGTGAGCACAGATTATCTTTTAGGAAGATCTGCAGTTATGGAAACTGCTTCACAGTATGGCAGCGACATGCACTTAGCAATCCCTGCAGAAGATTATAGTATTCTTGTAGCTCTCCAAAGGTATCCTGATCTCCATCACGCTCTAAAAGAAAACCCAGAAAAGGTTGCCGGGCAATTATTTCGTTTCTGGTCCTTTTTGCAGGAAGAAAGCAAACTATAA
- a CDS encoding helix-turn-helix transcriptional regulator, with amino-acid sequence MTRIKLRYIRKEYGYTYQQMASKLGITKSYYWQIENGKRGLSYDNALKIASIFQRNPDDIFLPENNHMSRLANTE; translated from the coding sequence ATGACTAGAATTAAATTGCGCTATATTAGGAAGGAGTATGGCTATACTTATCAGCAAATGGCCAGTAAGCTAGGCATCACGAAGTCCTACTATTGGCAAATTGAGAATGGAAAAAGAGGTTTATCTTATGATAATGCGCTAAAAATAGCAAGCATATTTCAGAGGAATCCAGATGACATATTTCTACCAGAGAACAATCATATGAGCCGTCTAGCAAATACCGAATAA
- a CDS encoding YbaN family protein has protein sequence MKQLYKWIYIVLGTIFLGIGILGIFLPLLPTTPFLLLTSFFYTRSSERLNAYFRSTKFYEEYVKGFKKGELTKKQKIKILATCYICIGISAYFAPHMYMRLILACIAIVQLISMFIIKTKADEPKDIIIKK, from the coding sequence GTGAAGCAATTATATAAATGGATCTATATTGTGCTAGGAACGATATTTTTAGGAATCGGTATTCTCGGGATATTTCTGCCTTTACTACCAACAACTCCATTTTTGCTGCTAACATCATTTTTTTACACACGAAGCTCAGAAAGGCTGAATGCATATTTTCGTTCAACAAAATTTTATGAGGAATACGTTAAAGGATTTAAAAAAGGTGAACTAACAAAAAAACAAAAAATAAAAATATTGGCCACCTGCTATATATGCATTGGAATAAGTGCTTACTTTGCACCGCATATGTATATGCGGTTAATTCTTGCCTGCATTGCAATTGTCCAGTTGATTTCAATGTTTATTATTAAAACAAAGGCTGATGAACCGAAGGACATTATAATAAAAAAATGA